From Miscanthus floridulus cultivar M001 chromosome 15, ASM1932011v1, whole genome shotgun sequence, the proteins below share one genomic window:
- the LOC136506853 gene encoding lecithin-cholesterol acyltransferase-like 1 produces MFSRRLDDHAFTYLLTYIYRLQRFRLYLNYTALEDAAGVRCFAEQMVALYDAASDDYRNAAPGVETRVPFFGSTRSFRYPDPDRRNFSYMDKFVSRLERLGYRDGETLFGAPYNFRYAVAPPGHPSRVGDAFFGRLKRLVERAGRINGGRPVTVVAHSYGGTLAHQFLLH; encoded by the exons ATGTTCAGCCGTCGATTAGACGATCACGCATTCACGTACCTGCTGACCTACATCTACAGACTACAGAG GTTCCGCCTCTACCTCAACTACACTGCGCTCGAGGACGCCGCCGGCGTGCGCTGCTTCGCCGAGCAGATGGTCGCGCTGTACGACGCGGCGTCCGACGACTACCGCAACGCCGCCCCGGGCGTGGAGACGCGCGTCCCTTTCTTCGGATCCACCCGGAGCTTCCGCTACCCGGACCCAGACCGGAGGAACTTCTCCTACATGGACAAGTTCGTGTCGCGGCTGGAGCGGCTCGGCTACCGCGACGGCGAAACCCTGTTCGGCGCGCCCTACAACTTCCGGTACGCCGTCGCGCCGCCGGGCCACCCGTCGAGGGTCGGCGACGCCTTCTTCGGCCGCCTCAAGAGGCTGGTGGAGAGGGCGGGCCGGATCAACGGCGGCAGGCCGGTGACCGTCGTGGCGCACAGCTACGGCGGCACGCTGGCGCACCAGTTCCTGCTGCATTGA
- the LOC136509452 gene encoding uncharacterized protein — MDHSFSRVVEYNGRSYRIVRPARRRDPRADEVRDYMGRRVRYEYVLPGPKRARVAAASTERLLREVRAGDASSQTECAVCLQDYDAEEKIRAMPVCAHAFHHHCISEWLSRNAVCPICRRELPLPAQEDEQQPQEEQEDDEHGVRSWNWIRVPVSAPAGDREDRFH; from the coding sequence atggATCACAGCTTCAGCCGCGTGGTTGAGTATAATGGCCGGAGCTACAGGATCGTGAGGCCGGCGCGGCGGCGGGACCCGAGAGCCGACGAGGTCAGAGACTACATGGGCCGGCGCGTACGCTACGAGTACGTTCTTCCGGGGCCCAAGCGAGCTCgcgtcgccgccgcctccacggAGCGCCTGCTGCGAGAGGTGAGGGCGGGCGACGCGTCGTCGCAGACGGAGTGCGCCGTGTGCCTGCAGGACTACGACGCCGAGGAGAAGATCAGGGCGATGCCGGTGTGCGCCCACGCCTTCCACCACCACTGCATCTCCGAGTGGCTCAGCCGCAACGCCGTCTGCCCAATCTGTCGCCGCGAGCTGCCGCTGCCCGCGCAGGAGGACGAGCAGCAGCCGCAGGAAGAGCAAGAGGACGACGAGCACGGCGTCAGGAGTTGGAATTGGATTAGAGTTCCAGTTTCAGCaccagctggtgacagagaggatCGATTCCATTGA